A single Roseinatronobacter monicus DNA region contains:
- a CDS encoding citrate synthase, which yields MANGSETAKLTIGDKVIDLPIMKPSVGPDVVDIRKLYAQGDVFTYDPGFTSTASCSSTITYIDGDAGELLYRGYAIEDLAEKSHFLECCYLLLYGELPSAEDLEDFESRVTRHTMIHEQMHNFFRGFRRDSHPMAIMTGVVGAMSAFYHDSTDINDPWQREVAAIRMIAKMPTIAAMAYKYSVGQPFVYPKNSLDYSGNFLHMCFAVPAEEYVVDPILSRAMDRIMMLHADHEQNASTSTVRLAGSSGANPFACVAAGIACLWGPAHGGANQACLEMLREIGTVDRIPEFIARAKDKEDPFKLMGFGHRVYKNFDPRAKVMKQSADEVLGLLGIEDNETLKVAKELERIALEDDYFVSKKLYPNVDFYSGIILEAMGFPTSMFTPIFALSRTVGWISQWKEMISDPEQKIGRPRQRYTGAPRREYTEIEDR from the coding sequence ATGGCGAACGGAAGCGAGACGGCAAAGCTGACCATCGGCGACAAGGTAATTGATCTTCCGATCATGAAACCTTCGGTCGGGCCGGATGTGGTGGATATCCGCAAGCTCTACGCGCAAGGCGATGTCTTCACCTATGACCCCGGCTTTACGTCTACGGCCTCGTGTTCGTCGACCATCACCTATATCGACGGTGACGCAGGCGAATTGCTGTATCGTGGCTATGCGATTGAGGATCTGGCTGAAAAGTCGCATTTTCTGGAATGTTGCTATCTGCTGCTTTATGGCGAATTGCCTTCTGCCGAAGATCTAGAGGATTTTGAAAGCCGCGTGACGCGGCACACCATGATCCACGAACAGATGCACAATTTCTTCCGCGGGTTCCGTCGTGACAGCCACCCAATGGCGATTATGACAGGTGTTGTGGGCGCAATGTCGGCCTTCTACCACGACTCGACCGACATCAACGACCCTTGGCAGCGAGAAGTGGCCGCGATCCGCATGATCGCAAAAATGCCCACCATCGCGGCAATGGCCTATAAGTATTCGGTCGGTCAGCCCTTTGTGTACCCCAAGAACAGCCTCGATTATTCCGGCAACTTCCTGCACATGTGCTTCGCAGTTCCCGCCGAGGAATATGTCGTCGACCCGATCCTGAGCCGCGCAATGGACCGGATCATGATGCTGCATGCCGATCATGAGCAGAACGCCTCGACCTCGACCGTGCGTCTGGCAGGGTCTTCGGGGGCGAACCCCTTTGCCTGCGTCGCGGCGGGCATAGCCTGCCTATGGGGTCCGGCACATGGCGGCGCGAATCAGGCCTGCCTTGAAATGCTGCGCGAAATTGGCACTGTGGACCGCATCCCGGAATTCATTGCACGCGCCAAGGACAAGGAAGACCCGTTCAAGCTGATGGGCTTTGGCCATCGCGTCTACAAGAATTTCGATCCGCGCGCGAAGGTCATGAAGCAATCCGCCGATGAGGTTCTGGGCCTGCTGGGGATTGAAGACAATGAGACGCTGAAAGTCGCCAAGGAGTTGGAGCGGATCGCGCTGGAGGATGATTATTTCGTCTCCAAGAAGCTGTATCCGAATGTCGATTTCTATTCCGGCATCATTCTCGAAGCGATGGGCTTTCCCACCTCGATGTTCACACCGATTTTTGCGCTGTCGCGCACAGTTGGCTGGATTTCGCAGTGGAAAGAGATGATCTCGGACCCAGAGCAGAAAATCGGTCGCCCGCGCCAGCGCTATACAGGCGCGCCACGCCGCGAATATACCGAAATCGAAGACAGATAG
- the mazG gene encoding nucleoside triphosphate pyrophosphohydrolase, whose product MPHDPLIFAPDGSVTRLRAIMAALRDPESGCPWDIEQDFASIAPYTIEEAYEVADAIERQDWPALQGELGDLLLQVVYHAQIAEEAGHFTFHDIARSISDKMLARHPHVFGDESRDKSAEQQVADWEKLKAVERAARDQGGVLDDVALGLPALMRAVKLQKRAARVGFDWPQTAQVIDKIVEEAQELHEAKDTLTQAEVAEEFGDLLFVMANLARHLEVDPEDALRAANAKFTRRFRAIEAALATEGRTPAQSNLDEMDSLWNAAKTQEKADAAR is encoded by the coding sequence ATGCCCCATGACCCCCTGATCTTTGCACCCGATGGCAGCGTCACACGCCTGCGCGCCATCATGGCCGCGCTGCGCGACCCTGAAAGCGGTTGCCCTTGGGATATCGAGCAGGATTTCGCCTCTATCGCGCCCTATACGATTGAAGAAGCCTATGAGGTGGCCGATGCGATCGAGCGGCAGGACTGGCCCGCGCTGCAAGGAGAGTTGGGCGATCTGCTGTTGCAAGTCGTCTATCATGCACAAATCGCCGAAGAGGCAGGGCATTTCACCTTCCACGACATCGCCCGCAGCATTTCCGACAAGATGCTCGCCCGCCATCCGCATGTCTTTGGCGATGAGAGCCGCGACAAAAGCGCCGAACAACAGGTGGCCGATTGGGAAAAGCTGAAAGCGGTTGAGCGCGCAGCCCGCGATCAGGGCGGGGTGCTGGATGATGTGGCCCTTGGCCTGCCCGCGCTGATGCGCGCCGTAAAGCTGCAAAAACGCGCGGCACGGGTGGGGTTTGACTGGCCCCAGACCGCGCAAGTGATCGACAAGATTGTCGAGGAAGCGCAAGAATTGCATGAGGCAAAAGACACGCTGACACAGGCCGAGGTGGCCGAGGAATTTGGCGATCTGCTCTTCGTCATGGCCAATCTGGCGCGGCATCTCGAGGTTGACCCCGAAGATGCGCTGCGCGCCGCCAATGCCAAATTCACCCGCCGTTTCCGCGCTATTGAGGCCGCTCTTGCCACTGAGGGGCGCACCCCGGCGCAAAGCAATCTGGACGAAATGGACAGCTTGTGGAATGCCGCCAAAACCCAAGAGAAAGCCGATGCAGCCCGATGA
- a CDS encoding sulfurtransferase TusA family protein — protein MKADIELDAVGLLCPLPVLKARKRLKSMASGQVLCVLASDPAAVVDIPHFCAESGHELLTSEARDGATAYFIRHA, from the coding sequence ATGAAGGCGGATATCGAACTTGACGCGGTCGGGCTGCTATGTCCGCTGCCGGTCCTGAAGGCGCGCAAGCGTCTGAAATCCATGGCATCGGGGCAGGTCTTGTGCGTGCTCGCAAGTGACCCTGCCGCCGTGGTCGATATCCCGCATTTCTGTGCAGAATCAGGCCATGAATTGCTGACATCCGAGGCGCGTGATGGGGCGACGGCCTATTTCATCCGCCATGCGTGA
- the gltX gene encoding glutamate--tRNA ligase: MSSPVVTRFAPSPTGFLHIGGARTALFNWLYARGRGGKFLLRIEDTDRARSTPEATQAILAGLTWLGLDWDGEPVSQFDRADRHAEVAHQMLASGDAYKCFSTQDEIEAFRESARAEGRSTLFHSPWRDASPDTHPDAPFAIRVKAPLDGETLIDDQVQGQVRIRNNQLDDMIVLRSDGSPTYMLAVVVDDHDMGVTHVIRGDDHLNNAARQMLVYRAMGWDVPIWAHIPLIHGPDGKKLSKRHGALGVEEYQQMGYPAAAMRNYLARLGWSHGNDEFFTDAQAREWFDISGIGKSPARLDFKKLDHLTAQHTSVADDAALLHELEAYLAATQAPALTDAQRAGLLRAMPLVKDKAKGFAQMLEKAHFILTQRPIAPDEKAAAALDDVSRSILKELTPRLQTARWDREILEGVVTEVAQAHGLGLGKLAQPLRAALAGRTNSPSVFDMMIILDRDETLARLQDAVT, encoded by the coding sequence ATGTCCTCTCCTGTCGTGACGCGCTTTGCCCCCTCGCCCACTGGATTCCTGCATATTGGCGGGGCGCGCACGGCGCTGTTCAACTGGCTTTATGCGCGCGGGCGCGGCGGCAAGTTCCTGTTGCGCATCGAAGATACCGACCGCGCCCGCTCCACCCCTGAAGCGACACAGGCCATTCTGGCCGGGCTGACATGGCTGGGGCTGGACTGGGATGGGGAGCCAGTCAGCCAGTTTGACCGCGCAGACCGCCATGCCGAAGTCGCGCATCAGATGCTGGCCTCGGGCGATGCGTATAAGTGCTTCAGCACCCAAGACGAGATCGAGGCGTTCCGCGAATCGGCCCGCGCGGAGGGCCGCTCGACGCTGTTTCACTCGCCTTGGCGCGATGCCAGCCCCGACACACACCCCGACGCGCCCTTTGCGATTCGGGTCAAGGCCCCGCTGGACGGCGAGACGCTGATCGACGATCAGGTGCAGGGACAGGTCCGCATCCGCAATAACCAGTTGGACGATATGATCGTGCTGCGCTCTGACGGCAGCCCCACCTATATGCTGGCCGTTGTGGTCGATGACCATGATATGGGCGTGACCCATGTCATTCGTGGCGATGACCACTTGAACAATGCCGCGCGGCAGATGCTTGTCTACCGCGCCATGGGCTGGGATGTGCCAATCTGGGCGCATATCCCGCTAATTCATGGCCCCGATGGAAAGAAACTGTCCAAACGCCACGGCGCGCTTGGGGTCGAGGAATATCAGCAGATGGGCTATCCGGCAGCGGCCATGCGCAACTACCTTGCGCGGCTGGGCTGGAGCCATGGCAATGACGAATTCTTCACCGATGCGCAGGCGCGCGAGTGGTTCGATATCAGTGGCATAGGCAAATCGCCCGCGCGGCTGGACTTCAAGAAACTCGACCATCTGACAGCGCAGCACACCAGCGTTGCCGACGATGCTGCGCTGCTGCATGAATTAGAAGCCTATCTTGCCGCGACGCAAGCGCCTGCACTGACCGATGCGCAGCGCGCAGGGCTTTTGCGGGCCATGCCTCTGGTCAAGGACAAGGCAAAAGGTTTCGCGCAAATGCTTGAAAAAGCGCATTTTATACTCACCCAACGCCCCATTGCGCCAGACGAGAAAGCAGCCGCTGCACTCGATGATGTATCCCGTAGTATACTGAAGGAATTGACGCCGCGCCTGCAAACTGCTAGGTGGGATCGAGAAATTTTGGAAGGGGTTGTCACCGAAGTCGCGCAGGCACACGGTCTGGGTCTAGGCAAGTTGGCGCAACCACTTCGCGCCGCTCTGGCCGGGCGCACGAACAGCCCCAGCGTTTTTGATATGATGATTATTCTGGACCGCGATGAAACGCTGGCCCGACTACAAGATGCAGTAACCTGA
- a CDS encoding TRAP transporter substrate-binding protein, protein MNKLLITTALTASVAAGAVQAQERIRWQVPMSFASTLTALGDTMPWVAEQLSAVSGGNIDLRVAEPGAVVPALSIFENVSEGNIDAGYSWMGYEWGTVPAAALFGATPFGLESMEFLAWMTHHGGQELLEETFHQYNVHPVLCGTISPETAGWFRSEMNTVEDLQGLRFRAAGVGGEIFGEFGMSVTLLPGGELYQALETGNLDGTEFSLPTVDEQLGFYQVADYLYMPGWHQPSTNQFLYVNLDVWNGLEDQTRAMIETTCMAGNAYAIARAEALQGASITRFEERGTNVRTYSDEQIAAFYEATQTVMGRWSEEDEMFGKVYASMMDFQAELRPWKEQGYLPRDWQSRIED, encoded by the coding sequence ATGAATAAACTGCTAATTACAACGGCATTGACGGCGAGCGTCGCAGCCGGCGCTGTTCAGGCGCAGGAGCGTATTCGCTGGCAAGTGCCGATGAGCTTTGCCTCGACACTGACCGCCCTTGGCGACACGATGCCATGGGTTGCCGAACAACTGTCGGCAGTATCCGGCGGCAATATCGACCTGCGTGTGGCAGAGCCGGGCGCTGTGGTGCCTGCACTGTCAATCTTCGAGAACGTGTCAGAAGGCAATATCGACGCGGGCTACAGCTGGATGGGTTATGAGTGGGGCACTGTTCCTGCTGCCGCGCTGTTCGGCGCAACACCCTTCGGCCTGGAGTCGATGGAATTTCTGGCATGGATGACCCATCACGGCGGGCAGGAACTGCTGGAAGAAACCTTCCACCAGTACAATGTGCACCCCGTTCTGTGTGGCACGATCAGCCCCGAAACCGCTGGCTGGTTCCGCTCCGAGATGAACACTGTTGAGGATCTGCAAGGTCTGCGCTTCCGTGCGGCAGGTGTCGGCGGCGAAATCTTCGGCGAATTCGGCATGTCGGTGACATTGCTGCCGGGCGGTGAGCTGTATCAAGCCCTTGAAACAGGCAACCTTGACGGGACCGAGTTCTCGCTGCCCACAGTGGACGAGCAGCTTGGCTTCTATCAGGTGGCCGATTACCTCTATATGCCGGGCTGGCACCAGCCTTCGACAAACCAGTTCCTGTATGTCAATCTTGACGTCTGGAACGGGCTGGAAGATCAGACACGCGCTATGATCGAGACCACTTGCATGGCGGGCAATGCCTATGCCATCGCACGGGCCGAAGCGCTTCAGGGCGCCTCGATCACACGGTTTGAAGAACGCGGCACCAATGTGCGCACCTACTCGGATGAGCAGATCGCCGCATTCTACGAAGCGACACAGACTGTGATGGGCCGTTGGTCCGAAGAGGATGAAATGTTCGGCAAGGTCTATGCCTCCATGATGGATTTCCAAGCTGAACTGCGTCCGTGGAAAGAGCAAGGCTACCTGCCACGTGACTGGCAGTCGCGGATCGAAGACTGA
- a CDS encoding DUF1638 domain-containing protein: protein MQPDDQTLTVEGLNPAGRGSILLLACGALAREILALRAVNGWTHMDLLCLPANLHLWPDRIPDAVEKAVLEHRSRYDSIFVVYADCGTGGLLQARCAELGVEMVEGPHCYAFFEGVEEFAAKGDSEMTAFYLTDFLVRQFDAFVWKPMGFDRHPELIEMMFGNYTKLIYQAQTDDPALDAKAQICAERLGLAYERRFTGYGDLGRALAARA from the coding sequence ATGCAGCCCGATGACCAGACATTGACGGTGGAGGGGCTGAACCCTGCCGGGCGCGGGTCAATCCTGCTCTTGGCCTGCGGGGCATTGGCGCGTGAAATACTGGCGCTGCGCGCGGTAAATGGCTGGACGCATATGGACCTGCTGTGCCTGCCCGCCAATCTACACCTGTGGCCGGACCGTATTCCCGATGCAGTGGAAAAAGCCGTTCTGGAACACCGCTCGAGGTATGACAGCATTTTCGTGGTCTATGCCGATTGCGGCACGGGTGGATTGCTACAGGCGCGCTGCGCAGAGTTGGGCGTCGAGATGGTGGAAGGGCCGCATTGTTATGCGTTCTTTGAAGGAGTCGAGGAATTTGCTGCCAAGGGCGACAGTGAAATGACCGCCTTTTACCTGACCGATTTTCTGGTGCGCCAGTTTGATGCCTTTGTCTGGAAACCGATGGGCTTTGACCGCCATCCCGAACTGATCGAGATGATGTTCGGCAATTACACGAAACTGATCTATCAGGCCCAGACCGATGACCCAGCGCTGGACGCCAAGGCGCAGATTTGTGCCGAGCGGTTGGGGCTGGCGTATGAGCGGCGGTTTACCGGCTATGGCGATCTGGGCCGCGCGCTGGCCGCACGGGCATAA
- a CDS encoding TRAP transporter small permease subunit yields the protein MSQTNSPFEVDLEKVEEAGARSHGLSFPRTWASDIIETVLGSLSYILNTIWFVLVLIIVVNVTMRYALGINYVWVEEVQWHIYAVGFMFGIGYALMHDSHVRVDVLAATFRPTTRAWIEMISIVVIILPMCWLIISYGIPFVEASYNRNERSSAPGGLPNRWMIKSVIVLAFAYIGLAAFARLLRVTCFLFNFPRARATK from the coding sequence ATGTCACAGACAAACAGTCCGTTCGAGGTCGATCTGGAAAAGGTCGAGGAAGCCGGGGCCCGCAGCCACGGGCTAAGTTTCCCGCGCACATGGGCATCGGACATAATCGAGACCGTGCTTGGCTCGCTTTCCTATATTCTGAACACAATCTGGTTCGTGCTGGTTCTGATCATCGTCGTGAACGTGACCATGCGCTATGCATTGGGGATCAATTACGTCTGGGTTGAGGAAGTGCAGTGGCACATCTACGCAGTGGGCTTCATGTTCGGCATCGGTTACGCCTTGATGCATGATTCACATGTCCGCGTTGATGTGCTGGCCGCGACCTTTCGCCCGACCACACGCGCCTGGATCGAAATGATTTCGATTGTCGTGATCATTCTGCCGATGTGCTGGCTGATTATCAGCTATGGCATTCCGTTTGTCGAAGCGTCTTACAATCGCAATGAACGCTCGTCAGCGCCCGGTGGGTTGCCCAATCGCTGGATGATCAAAAGCGTCATCGTGCTGGCCTTTGCCTATATCGGGCTTGCGGCATTCGCGCGGTTGTTGCGGGTCACATGCTTTCTGTTCAATTTCCCGCGCGCTCGGGCCACGAAATAA
- a CDS encoding glutamine-synthetase adenylyltransferase translates to MTFGSLTRVPLPYDAESGTEARASFAELTGKMADLVAGAAGCSPYLRTLMSRERDWIAAALSRDPATSLADELAALDETALPDLSARLRQAKRRIGLLAALADLGGVWSLDQVTGALSDLADRATHVALTTLVGDEIRRGKLPGATAEDAATGAGMVVLAMGKMGARELNYSSDIDLICLFDEQRFSTDDYHEARASFLRITRKLCGLLSDYTDEGYVFRTDLRLRPDPSVTPVCLSMEAAERYYESLGRTWERAAYIKARPCAGDLDAGARFLETLRPFVWRKHLDFAAIQDAHDMRLKIKAHKGLGGALALEGHDLKLGQGGIREIEFFTQTRQLIAGGRDPDLRSPRTVEGLAALAAKGWIPQDVAEKLTAHYIEHREIEHRLQMVQDAQTQKLPTSPEGFDRIARFVGEGDTNAFRTRLEGRLKHVAELTEGFFAPDTATEAEPDLSEAAQDLIAGWPSYAALRSGRAQEIFKRVRPLILTKLQDAGDPDAALVQFDRFLSGLPAGVQLFSLFEANPQLIDLIVDICATAPRLAAYLSRNAAVFDAVIGGGFFAQWPGTAALHKELADRLAQIDDYERQLDAARIWAREWHFRVGVHHLRGLIDAFEAGAEYASLAEAVLTALWPVVVAEFSAKHGDPPGQGAVVLGMGSLGAGRLNAVSDLDLIVIYDADAADMSEGRRPLDARSYFARLTKAFLTALSAPTAEGRLYEVDMRLRPSGRQGPVATSLSAFENYQRIEAWTWEHLALTRARRVAGSVALGEKIEALRRQLLAEKSTGPSIYKDVSDMRARLAEAKPAHGLWDAKSGPGRLMDIELIAQFCALRAGNPARRVEAQLRAGVKAGVMDAHSEAQILQAYRLCWTMQATGRLLADKISDIDQLGPGGQKFILASAGAKTTDALATRLQERCHVAQALIASTLVESGPVKDMTDHDARQ, encoded by the coding sequence ATGACATTTGGTTCCCTGACACGCGTGCCCCTACCTTATGATGCCGAATCCGGTACAGAGGCGCGTGCCAGCTTTGCGGAATTGACCGGCAAGATGGCTGATCTGGTGGCGGGTGCCGCCGGATGCAGCCCTTATTTGCGCACGCTCATGTCGCGCGAACGCGACTGGATCGCGGCGGCGCTGTCGCGTGATCCCGCAACCAGCCTTGCTGATGAACTCGCCGCCCTTGATGAGACGGCCCTGCCTGATCTGTCGGCGCGGCTGCGGCAAGCCAAGCGGCGTATCGGGTTGCTGGCCGCCTTGGCTGATCTGGGCGGTGTATGGTCGCTGGATCAGGTGACAGGCGCGCTGAGTGATCTGGCGGACCGCGCCACGCATGTGGCGCTGACCACCCTTGTCGGCGATGAAATCCGGCGGGGGAAGCTGCCCGGTGCCACAGCGGAAGATGCCGCGACCGGTGCTGGCATGGTCGTGCTGGCCATGGGCAAGATGGGCGCGCGGGAGTTGAACTACTCTTCCGATATCGACCTGATCTGCCTGTTTGACGAGCAGCGCTTCAGCACAGATGACTACCACGAGGCGCGCGCCAGTTTTCTGCGCATCACGCGCAAGCTGTGCGGGCTGTTGTCCGATTACACGGATGAGGGCTATGTCTTTCGCACCGATCTGCGTCTGCGCCCCGACCCGTCGGTCACCCCTGTCTGCCTGTCGATGGAAGCGGCCGAGCGCTATTATGAAAGCCTTGGGCGTACATGGGAGCGGGCGGCCTATATCAAGGCGCGCCCCTGTGCGGGCGATCTGGACGCGGGTGCGCGGTTTCTTGAGACCTTGCGGCCCTTCGTGTGGCGCAAGCATCTGGATTTCGCCGCAATTCAGGATGCCCATGACATGCGCCTGAAGATCAAGGCCCATAAGGGTTTGGGCGGCGCGCTGGCGCTTGAGGGGCATGACCTCAAGCTGGGGCAGGGCGGCATTCGAGAGATCGAGTTTTTCACCCAGACGCGCCAGTTGATCGCAGGCGGGCGCGACCCCGACTTGCGCAGCCCGCGCACAGTCGAAGGGCTGGCGGCCTTGGCGGCGAAAGGCTGGATTCCGCAAGACGTGGCCGAAAAACTGACGGCCCATTACATTGAGCATCGGGAAATCGAGCATCGGTTGCAAATGGTGCAGGATGCCCAGACCCAGAAACTGCCCACCAGCCCCGAGGGGTTCGACCGCATCGCGCGCTTTGTCGGCGAGGGCGACACCAATGCCTTTCGCACCCGGCTGGAGGGGCGCTTGAAACATGTGGCCGAGCTGACCGAGGGCTTTTTCGCCCCCGACACCGCGACCGAGGCTGAACCCGATCTGTCCGAGGCCGCGCAAGACCTGATTGCGGGCTGGCCCAGCTATGCGGCCTTGCGCTCCGGTCGTGCGCAGGAAATTTTCAAACGGGTGCGCCCGTTGATCCTGACCAAATTGCAAGACGCGGGCGACCCTGACGCGGCGCTGGTGCAATTCGACCGCTTCCTGAGCGGTCTGCCCGCAGGGGTGCAACTTTTCTCGCTGTTCGAGGCCAATCCACAGCTTATCGACCTGATTGTTGACATATGCGCAACAGCGCCGCGCTTGGCCGCCTATCTGTCGCGCAATGCGGCCGTGTTTGATGCGGTCATTGGCGGTGGGTTCTTCGCGCAATGGCCCGGCACTGCGGCGCTGCACAAGGAACTGGCCGACCGTTTGGCGCAGATCGACGATTATGAGCGTCAGTTGGACGCCGCCCGCATCTGGGCGCGGGAATGGCATTTCCGTGTGGGTGTGCATCACCTGCGCGGGCTGATTGACGCGTTCGAGGCGGGCGCGGAATATGCCTCACTCGCCGAAGCGGTGCTGACGGCCCTCTGGCCTGTGGTGGTGGCAGAGTTCAGCGCCAAGCATGGGGACCCGCCGGGGCAGGGGGCGGTGGTGCTGGGTATGGGCTCGCTTGGGGCGGGGCGCTTGAATGCGGTGTCGGATCTGGACCTGATCGTGATTTATGATGCCGATGCCGCAGACATGTCCGAAGGCCGCCGTCCGCTGGATGCGCGCAGCTATTTTGCGCGGCTGACCAAGGCGTTCCTCACCGCGCTGAGCGCCCCCACTGCCGAAGGCCGCCTGTACGAGGTCGATATGCGCCTGCGCCCTTCGGGTCGGCAGGGACCGGTCGCCACAAGCCTGTCCGCATTCGAGAATTATCAGCGCATTGAGGCTTGGACCTGGGAGCATTTGGCCCTGACACGCGCGCGCCGCGTCGCGGGATCGGTGGCGCTAGGGGAAAAGATCGAGGCTTTGCGCCGCCAGCTTCTGGCCGAAAAATCGACCGGCCCGAGCATCTACAAGGATGTCAGCGACATGCGCGCGCGACTGGCCGAGGCGAAACCGGCGCATGGGCTGTGGGATGCCAAATCGGGGCCGGGGCGGCTGATGGATATTGAACTGATTGCACAATTTTGCGCCTTGCGCGCAGGCAACCCTGCACGCAGGGTCGAGGCGCAGTTGCGCGCGGGCGTCAAGGCGGGCGTTATGGATGCACACTCCGAAGCGCAGATATTGCAGGCCTACCGGCTGTGCTGGACGATGCAGGCCACGGGGCGCTTGCTGGCAGACAAGATTTCCGACATTGATCAGCTTGGCCCCGGCGGACAAAAGTTTATCTTGGCATCAGCAGGTGCAAAAACCACCGACGCGCTTGCGACGCGCCTGCAAGAGCGCTGCCACGTCGCGCAAGCCCTGATTGCGTCAACCCTCGTCGAAAGCGGCCCTGTGAAGGATATGACTGACCATGACGCCCGCCAATGA